One part of the Bacillus sp. FJAT-45350 genome encodes these proteins:
- the recG gene encoding ATP-dependent DNA helicase RecG, whose protein sequence is MNSPLLQDITVVKGVGEETAKQLYNLRIKTIKDLIEYFPFRYEDYSLKNLHDVKHEERVTIAGVIHSEPSIRYFGKTKNRLSFRLLVGNILITATFFNRAFLKKQIVIGDTITVTGKWDQHRMTLTASEMKKGEQNSNQSLSPVYSVGGKMTVKTLKKLIYQAFSQYKDVIVEVLPQYMLEKYKLLPKKVAIYKLHYPKDLQDTKLARRTIVFEELLLFQLKMQAFRKLTRDQTSGIIHQIEQGVVEEFIGQLPFPLTNAQQRVVDEILQDLQSPYRMNRLLQGDVGSGKTVVAAICMYAAIRSGYQAALMVPTEILAEQHLESLTSLLEKVGVNVALLSGSVKGKKRREKLERLLSGELHALVGTHALIQDDVHFQRLGLVITDEQHRFGVEQRRVLRDKGENPDVLFMTATPIPRTLAISVFGDMDVSIIDEMPAGRKPIETYWAKHDMLERVLGFMEKELAQGRQAYVICPLIEESDKLDVQNAIDVHTILQQHFKQYNVGLMHGRLHSTEKDEVMEAFSDNRSQILVSTTVVEVGVNVPNATFMLIYDAERFGLSQLHQLRGRVGRGEYQSYCILLADPKSEVGKERMRIMTETNDGFKLSERDLELRGPGDFFGQKQSGLPDFKLADIVHDFRALEVARQDAATLVKSDQFWQGSEFYQLRTHLEEQGVVEGEKLD, encoded by the coding sequence ATGAATAGTCCATTACTACAAGATATAACGGTTGTTAAAGGCGTGGGAGAGGAAACAGCAAAACAATTATACAACTTACGAATAAAAACAATAAAAGACTTAATTGAATATTTTCCATTTCGCTATGAAGATTATAGTTTAAAGAATTTACATGATGTAAAACATGAAGAACGTGTAACTATAGCAGGTGTTATTCATAGTGAGCCAAGTATTCGTTATTTTGGTAAGACGAAGAACAGGCTCTCTTTTCGTCTGTTAGTAGGAAATATATTAATAACGGCGACATTTTTTAATCGTGCATTTTTAAAGAAGCAAATAGTTATAGGTGACACAATTACTGTTACAGGAAAATGGGACCAGCATAGAATGACATTAACTGCAAGTGAAATGAAAAAGGGTGAACAAAACAGCAACCAGTCTTTGTCGCCGGTCTACTCTGTCGGTGGGAAAATGACAGTTAAGACTTTGAAAAAATTAATTTACCAAGCATTTAGTCAATATAAAGATGTAATTGTTGAAGTGTTACCTCAGTATATGTTAGAAAAGTACAAACTTTTACCAAAGAAAGTAGCTATTTATAAGCTGCATTATCCAAAGGATCTACAAGATACTAAACTAGCAAGACGGACAATTGTATTTGAAGAATTACTATTATTTCAATTGAAAATGCAAGCATTTCGAAAATTAACTAGAGACCAAACGAGTGGAATAATCCATCAAATTGAGCAGGGTGTAGTAGAGGAATTTATTGGTCAACTTCCATTCCCATTAACGAATGCACAACAGAGAGTAGTCGATGAAATATTACAAGACCTACAATCTCCTTATCGAATGAATAGACTGTTACAAGGAGATGTTGGTTCGGGGAAAACCGTTGTTGCAGCTATTTGCATGTATGCCGCTATTCGCTCAGGTTATCAAGCTGCTTTAATGGTACCCACAGAAATATTAGCGGAACAGCATCTAGAATCTTTAACAAGTCTTTTAGAGAAGGTAGGTGTAAATGTTGCCTTATTATCTGGATCTGTTAAAGGGAAGAAGCGAAGGGAAAAATTAGAACGTTTACTGTCTGGGGAACTTCATGCCCTAGTTGGAACTCATGCTCTTATCCAGGACGATGTTCACTTTCAGCGTCTTGGACTCGTAATTACTGATGAACAACATCGTTTCGGAGTTGAACAACGAAGAGTTTTACGAGATAAAGGTGAGAACCCTGATGTTCTTTTTATGACAGCTACTCCAATTCCAAGAACTTTAGCAATTTCAGTTTTTGGTGATATGGATGTGTCTATTATTGATGAAATGCCTGCTGGGAGAAAGCCTATTGAAACATACTGGGCTAAGCATGATATGTTAGAAAGAGTATTAGGCTTTATGGAGAAGGAATTAGCTCAGGGTAGACAAGCTTATGTGATTTGTCCTCTAATTGAAGAATCAGACAAGCTGGATGTTCAAAATGCCATTGATGTCCACACAATCTTGCAACAACATTTTAAGCAATATAATGTTGGATTGATGCATGGAAGGCTTCACTCAACTGAAAAGGATGAAGTGATGGAGGCGTTTAGTGATAATCGGTCACAAATTCTTGTTTCGACGACTGTAGTAGAGGTTGGGGTGAATGTTCCTAATGCTACATTTATGCTAATTTATGATGCTGAGCGTTTTGGTTTATCACAACTCCATCAGCTTCGAGGACGGGTTGGACGCGGAGAGTATCAGTCATATTGTATTCTACTTGCTGACCCTAAATCAGAAGTAGGAAAAGAACGTATGAGAATTATGACAGAAACAAACGATGGATTTAAACTTTCAGAACGGGATTTAGAGCTAAGAGGTCCAGGTGATTTCTTTGGTCAAAAACAAAGTGGATTACCAGATTTTAAATTAGCTGATATCGTACATGACTTTAGAGCACTAGAAGTGGCGAGGCAGGATGCTGCAACTCTAGTAAAGTCTGATCAGTTTTGGCAGGGTTCAGAATTCTACCAACTAAGAACGCACTTAGAGGAGCAGGGAGTAGTAGAAGGAGAGAAGCTTGATTAG
- the fapR gene encoding transcription factor FapR produces MKMTKKERQKRLKETIAENPFITDEDLAKMFSVSIQTIRLDRMELSIPELRERIKDVAKKQLDDVKALPLEEVIGEIIDLQLDLSAISILDIKPEHVFSRNQIARGHHLFAQANSLAVAIINDELALTAKATIHFTRQVKVEERVIAKAKVTKLEKERTVVEVTSFVEQEKVFSGRFDMFRSKN; encoded by the coding sequence ATGAAAATGACAAAGAAAGAACGGCAGAAACGTTTAAAGGAAACAATCGCTGAGAATCCTTTTATTACAGATGAGGATCTAGCAAAAATGTTTTCTGTTAGTATTCAAACGATTCGCCTAGATAGAATGGAACTTTCGATACCAGAGTTAAGAGAACGAATTAAAGACGTTGCTAAAAAGCAGTTAGATGATGTAAAAGCTCTACCGCTTGAAGAAGTTATTGGAGAAATTATTGACCTTCAATTAGACCTGAGTGCGATCTCAATCTTAGATATTAAACCTGAGCATGTTTTTTCTCGCAACCAAATAGCGAGGGGCCATCACCTTTTTGCGCAGGCTAATTCCCTAGCAGTTGCGATTATCAATGACGAACTTGCACTAACAGCTAAGGCGACAATACATTTTACGAGACAAGTAAAAGTAGAAGAGCGTGTAATCGCGAAGGCAAAAGTAACAAAATTGGAAAAAGAAAGAACTGTCGTAGAGGTTACTAGCTTTGTAGAACAGGAAAAAGTATTTTCTGGTCGCTTTGATATGTTCCGTTCGAAAAATTAA
- the fabG gene encoding 3-oxoacyl-[acyl-carrier-protein] reductase produces MLKGKSALVTGASRGIGRATAIELGKQGANVAVNYSGSKEKAEEVVAELKGMGVEAFAIQADVADSESVQGMIKEVIGTFGSLDILVNNAGITRDNLIMRMKEEDWDAVINTNLKGVFNCSKAVTRQMMKQRSGRIINVASVVAVMGNAGQANYVAAKAGVIGLTKSMARELANRNITVNAIAPGFIETDMTDSLTDEIKGEMLKQVPLAKLGQPEQIASVIRFLASDDSSYMTGQTLHVDGGMVMP; encoded by the coding sequence ATGTTAAAGGGTAAGTCAGCTTTAGTAACAGGAGCATCGCGTGGAATTGGACGTGCAACTGCAATTGAGTTAGGGAAACAAGGTGCAAATGTAGCGGTCAATTATTCAGGTAGTAAAGAAAAAGCTGAAGAAGTTGTGGCTGAATTAAAGGGAATGGGTGTTGAGGCATTTGCTATTCAAGCAGACGTAGCTGACTCAGAATCAGTACAAGGTATGATTAAAGAAGTAATAGGAACTTTTGGTTCGCTTGATATCCTTGTAAATAACGCAGGTATCACTAGAGATAATTTAATTATGCGTATGAAGGAAGAAGACTGGGATGCAGTTATTAATACAAATTTAAAAGGTGTGTTTAACTGCTCAAAAGCAGTAACAAGACAAATGATGAAACAACGTTCAGGTCGCATAATTAATGTTGCTTCTGTCGTAGCAGTTATGGGGAATGCGGGACAAGCTAACTATGTTGCTGCAAAAGCTGGTGTTATTGGTTTAACAAAATCAATGGCTCGTGAGTTAGCTAATCGTAATATTACTGTAAATGCAATTGCTCCAGGCTTTATAGAGACAGACATGACGGATAGTTTAACTGACGAAATCAAGGGTGAAATGCTAAAGCAAGTACCACTTGCAAAGTTAGGGCAACCTGAACAAATTGCATCAGTTATTCGTTTCCTAGCATCTGACGACAGTAGTTATATGACGGGACAAACTTTGCACGTTGATGGTGGAATGGTAATGCCCTAA
- the plsX gene encoding phosphate acyltransferase PlsX: MKLAMDAMGGDNAPEAIVEAAMKGIQTHSDLEIILVGNEEHITKYLKDETRISILHTDEKIEDTDSPTAAVRRKKNASMVLAIKEVKEGRADAVISAGNTGALMTAGLLHIGRINGIERPALAPMLKTTAGEGFLLLDVGANMDAKEGHLLQYAIMGNIYMQTVQKMNKPRVGLLNVGTEEGKGNELTKKAFELLKETDFQFIGNIESRDLLNGAADVVVCDGFSGNLVLKSAEGTAATVMSMLKKELTSSLLNKLAASILKPSFKRLKKQMSYSEYGGASLFGLKAPVIKAHGSSDAVALAHAIRQANEMVSEQVVTTIKNEVAKYQKMTGNIEDKGE, from the coding sequence ATGAAACTAGCAATGGATGCAATGGGAGGGGACAACGCTCCTGAAGCAATTGTTGAAGCAGCTATGAAAGGAATCCAAACTCATAGCGATCTTGAAATTATTTTAGTAGGAAATGAAGAACACATAACGAAATACTTAAAAGATGAAACAAGAATATCAATATTACATACCGACGAAAAAATAGAAGATACGGATTCACCTACTGCTGCCGTTAGGAGAAAGAAAAATGCTTCTATGGTTCTAGCAATTAAGGAAGTAAAAGAGGGTCGAGCTGATGCAGTCATTTCAGCTGGCAATACTGGGGCATTGATGACAGCAGGCTTATTACATATCGGACGTATAAATGGAATTGAAAGACCTGCTTTAGCACCGATGCTAAAGACGACTGCTGGAGAAGGGTTTCTATTACTTGATGTTGGGGCAAATATGGATGCCAAAGAAGGACATCTCCTTCAATATGCCATCATGGGTAATATTTATATGCAGACGGTTCAAAAAATGAACAAACCTCGAGTTGGTTTATTAAATGTAGGAACGGAAGAAGGCAAAGGAAACGAATTAACGAAAAAAGCTTTCGAATTATTAAAAGAAACTGATTTCCAGTTTATCGGTAACATTGAATCTAGAGATTTACTAAATGGTGCAGCAGATGTAGTCGTTTGTGACGGCTTTTCAGGAAATCTTGTATTAAAGTCTGCAGAAGGAACAGCCGCTACAGTTATGTCAATGCTGAAGAAAGAACTAACGAGCTCCTTGCTAAATAAACTAGCAGCGAGTATTTTAAAACCTAGCTTTAAACGATTGAAAAAACAAATGAGCTATTCAGAATACGGTGGAGCAAGTTTATTTGGTTTAAAGGCTCCTGTTATTAAGGCACACGGTTCATCTGATGCAGTTGCATTAGCACATGCGATTAGGCAAGCAAATGAAATGGTTTCTGAACAGGTCGTAACAACGATTAAAAATGAAGTAGCAAAGTATCAAAAAATGACAGGAAACATTGAAGATAAAGGAGAATGA
- the fabD gene encoding ACP S-malonyltransferase, whose translation MGKIAFLFPGQGSQFVGMGSTLDNDIFSRADERLGFSLSDIMFQGPEDALKRTENTQPALLTMSVAVLESMKKHDITPDYVAGHSLGEYSALVAAGAMTFEDAVYAVRQRGLFMEEAVPTGVGAMAAVLGMEREALEQVCSTVSTDEHVVQLANMNCPGQIVISGSAEAVQLASEKAKEEGAKRVIPLQVSGPFHSSLMKPAADKLAKVLEEITIKDATIPVIANVTAEEMISASDITEKLIEQVYSPVLWEDTVRKLLDLGVDTFVEVGSGNVLSGLVRKVQRRANVHAVSDFESIEKMVLALKGEK comes from the coding sequence ATGGGGAAGATAGCATTTTTATTTCCGGGACAAGGCTCTCAATTTGTAGGAATGGGAAGTACATTAGATAATGATATTTTTTCAAGAGCTGATGAACGATTAGGTTTCTCCCTTTCTGATATTATGTTTCAAGGTCCTGAGGATGCATTAAAACGAACGGAAAATACCCAACCAGCACTACTTACTATGAGCGTGGCAGTATTAGAGTCAATGAAGAAACATGATATTACACCTGATTATGTGGCTGGACATAGTTTAGGAGAATATAGTGCATTAGTAGCTGCAGGAGCTATGACCTTTGAAGATGCGGTTTATGCTGTAAGACAGCGTGGTTTGTTTATGGAAGAAGCTGTTCCAACTGGTGTGGGAGCAATGGCTGCGGTACTTGGAATGGAACGTGAAGCTTTAGAACAGGTTTGCTCTACTGTTTCGACAGATGAACATGTTGTACAATTAGCAAATATGAATTGTCCTGGACAAATTGTTATATCTGGTTCGGCGGAAGCTGTTCAGTTAGCTTCTGAAAAAGCAAAGGAAGAAGGGGCTAAACGAGTTATTCCATTACAAGTAAGTGGTCCATTTCATTCATCACTAATGAAACCAGCTGCTGATAAACTAGCAAAAGTATTAGAAGAAATTACGATAAAAGATGCAACAATTCCAGTAATAGCAAATGTGACAGCAGAGGAAATGATATCTGCTTCTGACATTACAGAAAAACTTATTGAACAAGTTTATTCGCCTGTACTCTGGGAAGATACTGTAAGGAAGCTTTTAGACCTTGGAGTTGATACATTTGTTGAAGTTGGTTCAGGGAATGTATTATCTGGCCTAGTGAGAAAAGTACAACGTCGTGCAAATGTTCATGCAGTAAGTGATTTCGAAAGTATTGAAAAAATGGTTTTGGCTCTGAAAGGAGAGAAATAA